Proteins from a genomic interval of Heteronotia binoei isolate CCM8104 ecotype False Entrance Well chromosome 7, APGP_CSIRO_Hbin_v1, whole genome shotgun sequence:
- the LOC132575206 gene encoding small ribosomal subunit protein uS10 isoform X1 — MPSPLPFSRLLHLEFSPSVNVRPCSSPLVLPAKSGKLLVGENPPKLHRLPPRLAWCSIDWHHLRLLNPLGSGGFGSVYKATYRGATVAVKQAFKDTGKAPVEQEVAIHRIRITLTSRNVKSLEKVCADLIRGAKEKNLKVKGPVRMPTKTLRITTRKTPCGEGSKTWDRFQMRIHKRLIDLHSPSEIVKQITSISIEPGVEVEVTIADA; from the exons ATGCCATCTCCTCTTCCTTTTAGCCGTCTTCTTCATTTGGAATTTTCTCCATCTGTGAATGTGCGACCCTGTAGCAGTCCCTTGGTGTTGCCTGCCAAAAGTGGAAAGCTCTTGGTAGGGGAAAATCCTCCCAAGCTGCATCGGCTGCCCCCTCGCTTGGCTTGGTGTTCTATAGACTGGCATCATTTGCGTCTGCTGAATCCCCTAGGCTCTGGTGGATTTGGTTCAGTCTACAAGGCTACTTACCGTGGAGCTACAGTGGCTGTAAAGCAG GCATTTAAAGATACTGGCAAAGCGCCTGTAGAACAGGAAGTAGCAATTCACCGAATCAGAATTACCTTGACAAGTCGTAATGTGAAATCACTTGAGAAAG TGTGTGCAGATCTGATCAGAGGTGCGAAAGAAAAAAACCTAAAAGTGAAAGGACCTGTTCGCATGCCTACCAAG ACTCTGCGAATCACTACACGGAAAACACCATGTGGTGAAGGTTCCAAGACTTGGGATCGTTTCCAAATGCGTATTCATAAGCGTCTAATTGACTTGCACAGTCCATCAGAGATTGTCAAGCAGATAACTTCTATCAGTATTGAGCCTGGTGTAGAAGTTGAAGTTACTATTGCTGATGCCTAA
- the LOC132575206 gene encoding small ribosomal subunit protein uS10 isoform X2 — protein sequence MAFKDTGKAPVEQEVAIHRIRITLTSRNVKSLEKVCADLIRGAKEKNLKVKGPVRMPTKTLRITTRKTPCGEGSKTWDRFQMRIHKRLIDLHSPSEIVKQITSISIEPGVEVEVTIADA from the exons ATG GCATTTAAAGATACTGGCAAAGCGCCTGTAGAACAGGAAGTAGCAATTCACCGAATCAGAATTACCTTGACAAGTCGTAATGTGAAATCACTTGAGAAAG TGTGTGCAGATCTGATCAGAGGTGCGAAAGAAAAAAACCTAAAAGTGAAAGGACCTGTTCGCATGCCTACCAAG ACTCTGCGAATCACTACACGGAAAACACCATGTGGTGAAGGTTCCAAGACTTGGGATCGTTTCCAAATGCGTATTCATAAGCGTCTAATTGACTTGCACAGTCCATCAGAGATTGTCAAGCAGATAACTTCTATCAGTATTGAGCCTGGTGTAGAAGTTGAAGTTACTATTGCTGATGCCTAA